In Desulfofundulus kuznetsovii DSM 6115, the following are encoded in one genomic region:
- a CDS encoding glycosyltransferase family 4 protein, whose amino-acid sequence MSKFKVLHVIRPARGGMKNHLLSLLSLGDKNFFEPVVACPPGNMAQEIADLGVKVIPIPLAGELSPRSDWHVMRILVDTLTAEKITILHAHSSKAGLVARVAARVARTPVVFLTAHNSIFYEFWPSWKKTAFALGERLLARFTHRILTVSEALRQELLIKEGLPPDRVVTVHNGIDPAPFRCEVDRLAVLRSLGLPPLGQLVGTIARLAPQKGVSYFLQAAAILCRDYQVNFVVVGDGPLREALEQQGRALGLSGRLFFTGERRDIPRILAAMDIFVLPSITEGLPLTILEAMAAGKPVVATRVGGLPEAVIDGETGFLVPPRNPQALARALARLLSERRKAEEMGQKGRQRVVEHFTVEAMVRKIEGEYKSALSREGFLPACFLKTTDDKMPPEINQC is encoded by the coding sequence GTGTCCAAATTCAAGGTACTGCATGTTATCCGTCCGGCCAGGGGCGGTATGAAAAATCACCTGCTTTCCCTTTTATCCCTGGGAGATAAGAATTTTTTTGAGCCTGTGGTAGCCTGTCCGCCTGGAAATATGGCTCAGGAAATTGCGGATCTGGGGGTAAAGGTAATTCCCATACCTCTTGCGGGCGAACTTTCTCCCCGTTCAGACTGGCATGTCATGCGCATCCTGGTGGATACTCTGACGGCTGAGAAAATCACCATTTTGCATGCCCACAGCTCCAAAGCAGGGCTGGTAGCACGGGTGGCCGCAAGGGTGGCCCGTACCCCGGTTGTCTTTCTGACGGCCCACAACTCCATTTTCTATGAATTCTGGCCGTCCTGGAAAAAAACCGCCTTTGCCTTAGGGGAGCGACTCCTGGCCCGCTTCACCCACCGCATTTTAACCGTGTCGGAAGCCCTGAGACAGGAGCTTTTAATAAAAGAAGGACTGCCCCCGGACCGGGTGGTCACCGTACATAACGGCATAGATCCGGCTCCTTTCCGCTGCGAAGTTGACCGGCTGGCGGTACTGCGTTCCCTGGGCCTGCCTCCCCTCGGCCAGCTGGTGGGTACCATCGCCCGCCTGGCCCCACAAAAAGGGGTGTCTTACTTCCTGCAAGCCGCGGCCATCCTTTGCCGGGACTACCAGGTGAATTTCGTGGTCGTAGGGGACGGCCCTTTACGCGAGGCCCTGGAACAGCAAGGGAGGGCCCTGGGGCTCAGCGGGCGGCTTTTTTTCACCGGGGAGCGAAGGGATATTCCCCGGATTTTAGCCGCCATGGATATTTTTGTCCTGCCTTCTATCACTGAAGGTTTACCCCTGACCATCCTTGAGGCCATGGCCGCGGGAAAACCGGTGGTAGCTACCCGGGTGGGTGGCCTGCCCGAAGCGGTGATAGACGGGGAAACCGGGTTTCTGGTACCGCCCCGGAACCCCCAGGCCCTTGCCCGGGCCCTGGCCCGACTGCTTTCGGAACGGAGAAAGGCGGAAGAAATGGGCCAAAAGGGAAGGCAGAGGGTTGTGGAACACTTTACTGTTGAGGCCATGGTGCGTAAAATTGAGGGGGAGTATAAAAGTGCGCTTTCAAGAGAGGGTTTTTTACCTGCCTGCTTCCTGAAGACAACTGATGATAAAATGCCTCCGGAAATAAACCAGTGCTGA
- a CDS encoding UbiA-like polyprenyltransferase, whose product MVYRIVYKTRIVLEMIKFEHTIFALPFAYVGALLVQKQIPSLHNLIWITLAMVGARTAAMSLNRLIDRHIDALNPRTANRALPRGLVNVKEVGLLIILSFALLFFSAYQLSPLAFKLFPIAVAVLSFYSFTKRFSWTCHLFLGLALGLAPVGAWIAIANRFDLAPVLIGLGVLFWVAGFDIIYACDDYDFDRKYGIHSIPARFGLERALLISAFFHIVAPLFFITVAFVLNLGIFYLAGVLIAVALLFKQHTLVSPRDLSRAGVAFFNLNGTLSVVMFVFTLLDVLFPLHLF is encoded by the coding sequence ATGGTCTATAGGATAGTATATAAAACACGCATTGTCCTGGAAATGATTAAATTTGAACATACCATTTTTGCCCTGCCCTTTGCTTATGTGGGTGCGCTCCTGGTACAAAAACAAATACCCAGCTTGCACAACCTGATCTGGATAACCCTGGCCATGGTGGGGGCCCGCACTGCCGCCATGTCTCTCAACCGGTTAATTGACCGGCATATTGATGCGCTAAATCCCCGTACAGCCAACCGGGCGTTACCCCGGGGGCTGGTTAACGTAAAGGAAGTGGGGCTTTTGATCATCCTTTCCTTTGCCCTGTTGTTTTTTTCGGCGTACCAGTTGAGCCCTCTAGCCTTTAAGCTCTTTCCCATCGCCGTGGCGGTTCTCTCCTTTTATTCCTTTACCAAACGTTTTTCCTGGACCTGCCACCTTTTTTTGGGTCTGGCCCTGGGGTTGGCCCCGGTGGGTGCCTGGATTGCCATCGCCAACCGTTTTGATCTGGCCCCTGTACTCATCGGGTTGGGAGTTCTTTTCTGGGTGGCAGGTTTTGATATAATCTATGCCTGCGATGACTATGATTTTGACCGTAAATACGGCATACACTCCATTCCGGCCCGTTTTGGCCTGGAACGGGCTTTACTGATTTCAGCCTTCTTTCACATTGTCGCCCCGCTATTTTTCATCACCGTGGCCTTTGTGTTAAACCTTGGAATATTTTACCTGGCAGGTGTACTGATTGCTGTGGCCCTTTTATTCAAACAGCATACCCTGGTTTCACCCCGGGATCTTTCCCGTGCCGGGGTGGCTTTCTTCAATCTCAACGGGACTTTAAGTGTAGTAATGTTTGTCTTTACCCTTTTAGACGTTCTTTTTCCCCTGCACCTCTTTTAG
- a CDS encoding ferredoxin: MRVEVDQDLCISCGTCVDTCPEVFDWNDEDKAHAIVDEVPPELEDQTHEAVESCPTNAISEY; encoded by the coding sequence ATGCGCGTTGAAGTGGACCAGGATCTTTGTATCAGCTGCGGCACCTGCGTGGACACCTGTCCTGAAGTATTTGACTGGAACGATGAAGATAAAGCCCATGCCATTGTAGACGAAGTACCCCCGGAGTTGGAGGATCAGACCCACGAGGCCGTAGAAAGCTGCCCCACCAATGCCATTTCAGAATATTAG
- a CDS encoding LysM peptidoglycan-binding domain-containing protein encodes MVKGKDPQWEARINRGPVLVGSGRIISNQGDVVAATGRRIAVFAPENNTYRLLSTIDVPAEVLSLAVGMGNFTPDQIIAGTLDQILTWSARGETIIPFWSTPPEPEARFVSLALGDVNGDGRLEIVAAAEGAGAFYVYEQPGRPEVEMNLQLLAIRLVPGAPQKVTVIERTGMLPLIAVAFLEAGNWGIVTFSYTERGFVAGPLLERLPAGLTAMVSGRLTGAPGEDMAWGGDDGRVRIVAVGETLSTVLTTDDLGRAISALAVGRLADREVLVAGTPEGHIFIYPVPVVSPSPEQTITVEVPVNDLTLTANGRLVVGNREGRVLVIWMSGGSSFFLHRVRPGETLWELARRYNTSVEEIIRLNGLTNPDCIYPGDLLQIPLP; translated from the coding sequence ATGGTTAAAGGAAAGGATCCGCAGTGGGAAGCCCGGATTAACCGGGGACCGGTGCTGGTGGGGAGCGGGAGAATCATCAGCAACCAGGGAGACGTGGTGGCGGCCACCGGGCGCCGCATAGCCGTTTTCGCACCGGAAAATAATACTTACCGCCTGCTGAGTACCATCGATGTACCGGCGGAAGTATTAAGCCTGGCAGTGGGAATGGGGAACTTCACGCCGGATCAGATTATTGCCGGCACTCTGGACCAGATCCTGACCTGGTCGGCCCGCGGGGAAACTATTATTCCTTTCTGGAGTACTCCTCCGGAACCCGAGGCCCGCTTCGTCAGTTTGGCCCTGGGAGACGTGAATGGGGACGGTCGATTGGAAATCGTAGCCGCCGCCGAGGGCGCAGGTGCTTTTTATGTTTATGAACAGCCGGGAAGGCCGGAGGTGGAAATGAATCTCCAGCTGCTGGCCATCCGGCTGGTGCCCGGGGCACCGCAGAAAGTAACCGTAATCGAGCGAACCGGGATGTTACCTTTAATTGCAGTCGCTTTCCTGGAAGCAGGCAATTGGGGCATCGTTACTTTTTCCTATACGGAGAGGGGCTTTGTGGCCGGGCCCTTGCTGGAACGACTGCCCGCCGGCTTGACGGCCATGGTATCCGGGAGATTAACAGGTGCCCCCGGGGAGGATATGGCCTGGGGCGGCGATGACGGGCGGGTCCGGATAGTGGCAGTGGGGGAAACCCTTTCTACCGTACTCACCACTGATGACCTGGGAAGAGCCATATCAGCCCTGGCCGTGGGGAGGTTGGCCGACCGGGAGGTGCTGGTAGCGGGAACCCCCGAAGGGCATATCTTTATCTACCCCGTGCCGGTGGTCTCCCCGTCACCCGAGCAGACTATAACGGTAGAAGTTCCGGTTAATGATCTTACCTTAACCGCTAACGGCCGCCTGGTGGTGGGCAACCGGGAGGGACGGGTTCTGGTAATCTGGATGAGCGGCGGTTCTTCTTTTTTCCTGCACCGGGTACGCCCCGGGGAAACCCTTTGGGAGCTGGCCCGCCGTTATAATACATCGGTAGAGGAAATCATCCGGCTCAACGGCCTGACCAACCCCGATTGCATTTATCCGGGGGACCTTTTGCAAATTCCTTTGCCGTAA
- a CDS encoding tyrosine-type recombinase/integrase: MAQLRRKGPNKYLISIYLGRDAKGKRIYHRESFNGTPAQARQRAAELEAELKKRTGPAKLSMTVGQYLDTWLARIKNTVSERTYETYSWRIRRLREVLDRLPMYNLTAFDLQEALAGLHGALKPRTLKDLYNTLRTAMRQAVAWGLLASDPTAGLRVPRSPRQERRVLTRQELQAVLDAAKGYKYYLVIRLLALTGMRLGEVLGLKWQDIDFEKGTLTVKRAADVRYRTLKETKTSSSERTLKLDAETIALLKMHKKNSGKVRSLAGKRSDLVFASPDGRPVKEGAIRKTLNRALEKAHLPHIRIHDLRHTAGSLLLDAGYSFPVVAAFLGHSSPATTAAVYAHAVRKGGSVADLLAEADQSADQNQKNR; encoded by the coding sequence ATGGCGCAGCTGAGAAGAAAAGGCCCGAACAAATATCTCATCTCAATTTACCTGGGGAGGGACGCGAAAGGTAAGAGGATTTACCACCGGGAATCCTTCAACGGCACACCGGCGCAGGCGCGGCAGCGGGCCGCCGAGCTGGAGGCCGAATTAAAAAAGCGCACAGGCCCGGCGAAACTGTCCATGACCGTTGGGCAGTATCTCGACACCTGGCTGGCACGGATCAAAAACACGGTTTCTGAACGGACGTATGAAACATACTCCTGGCGAATCCGTCGGCTCCGGGAAGTCCTGGACAGACTGCCCATGTATAACCTGACAGCATTCGATTTACAGGAAGCGCTTGCTGGCCTGCACGGTGCGCTGAAGCCCAGGACGTTGAAGGACCTCTACAACACGCTGCGAACAGCCATGCGGCAGGCGGTGGCATGGGGCCTGCTCGCTTCAGACCCGACAGCCGGACTCCGCGTGCCGAGATCTCCGAGACAGGAGAGAAGGGTTTTGACGCGCCAGGAATTGCAGGCTGTTCTGGATGCCGCCAAAGGCTATAAGTATTACCTGGTGATACGGCTGCTGGCCCTGACCGGGATGAGGTTAGGAGAAGTCCTGGGGCTGAAGTGGCAGGACATCGACTTTGAAAAAGGGACGCTGACCGTAAAGAGGGCGGCAGATGTCCGCTACAGGACGCTGAAAGAAACAAAAACCAGCAGCAGCGAGCGCACGCTAAAGCTGGACGCGGAAACAATTGCGCTATTGAAGATGCACAAGAAAAACAGCGGCAAAGTCCGGTCGCTGGCGGGAAAGCGAAGTGACCTGGTGTTCGCTTCGCCGGACGGCAGGCCGGTCAAGGAGGGCGCGATAAGGAAAACCTTAAACAGGGCTTTAGAAAAGGCACACCTGCCGCACATCCGCATCCATGATCTTCGACACACAGCCGGTTCTCTCCTGCTGGACGCTGGATATTCTTTCCCGGTGGTGGCAGCTTTTTTGGGGCACAGCAGCCCGGCGACCACGGCGGCGGTATACGCCCATGCGGTGCGCAAGGGCGGCAGCGTGGCCGACCTTTTAGCAGAGGCAGACCAATCGGCAGACCAAAACCAAAAAAACCGGTAA
- the speD gene encoding adenosylmethionine decarboxylase encodes MKHLGRHVLAEIYGCEFDILNDIEKVEEIMVNAALEAGAEVRECVFHKFSPQGVSGVVVISESHLAIHTWPELGYAAVDVFTCGDKVNPWDACNYLTSQFRAKHMSARETKRGIFPVAEQLADQQVAVNL; translated from the coding sequence ATGAAACACTTGGGCCGCCATGTCTTGGCTGAAATTTATGGCTGCGAATTCGACATCCTCAACGACATCGAAAAAGTGGAAGAAATCATGGTCAATGCAGCCCTCGAAGCAGGAGCGGAAGTGCGAGAATGCGTGTTCCATAAATTCAGCCCGCAGGGAGTCAGCGGCGTGGTGGTTATCTCCGAGTCCCACCTGGCCATCCATACCTGGCCGGAACTGGGTTATGCAGCGGTGGATGTGTTTACCTGTGGCGATAAGGTCAATCCCTGGGATGCCTGCAACTACCTGACCAGCCAATTTCGTGCCAAGCACATGTCGGCCAGAGAAACCAAACGCGGTATCTTTCCTGTGGCTGAACAACTGGCTGATCAACAGGTAGCTGTCAATCTTTAG
- a CDS encoding methyl-accepting chemotaxis protein yields MILPRFKSKIACQKKIASAPAVLPEESPPDPQETKAVDQPEQAECDLLNCALELAPFIKGLLGEEAGIYLSDLERYIYCDPGRVGLSLKAGDIVKEGSVTALALRTGQRQARRVGKEVYGIPYIGISYPITDTKTGKIVGTLGMTTPITRQENLIALSEEMDNQINTIAMATSNLSATSEELAATTENLNNNAQKIRNEIKKTDGIVALIEEIAEQTHLLGLNAAIEAARVGDAGRGFNVVAGEIRKLSQDTQRSVKEIMQTLHDVQQSIINLTNSIEQMSAAAQQQAASSQEINASVNELAAVAGQLKKLADELVV; encoded by the coding sequence GTGATCCTGCCTCGATTCAAAAGTAAAATAGCATGCCAGAAAAAAATAGCATCAGCTCCTGCTGTACTACCGGAAGAATCACCTCCGGACCCCCAAGAGACAAAGGCTGTTGACCAGCCAGAACAAGCAGAATGTGACCTCCTGAACTGTGCCCTAGAGCTGGCTCCTTTTATCAAGGGGCTGCTGGGTGAAGAAGCGGGTATATACCTTTCGGACCTGGAACGGTACATTTATTGCGACCCGGGACGTGTAGGTCTTTCCCTAAAAGCGGGGGACATTGTCAAAGAAGGCAGCGTGACGGCCCTGGCCCTGCGCACCGGCCAAAGACAAGCCAGACGGGTGGGAAAAGAGGTCTACGGCATACCATATATCGGTATTTCTTATCCCATTACCGACACTAAGACGGGTAAAATAGTCGGTACTCTGGGCATGACCACCCCCATTACCCGCCAGGAAAATCTAATCGCATTGTCGGAGGAAATGGATAACCAGATCAACACCATTGCCATGGCCACCTCCAACCTTTCCGCCACCTCTGAAGAACTGGCGGCAACCACGGAAAACCTGAACAACAACGCCCAGAAGATCAGGAATGAAATTAAGAAAACCGACGGCATTGTCGCCCTCATCGAGGAAATCGCCGAACAGACTCACTTGTTGGGTTTGAACGCGGCCATTGAGGCGGCCCGGGTGGGTGACGCCGGACGGGGTTTCAATGTGGTAGCCGGGGAAATACGCAAACTATCCCAGGATACCCAACGTTCAGTTAAAGAAATCATGCAGACCTTGCATGACGTACAGCAATCCATTATAAACCTGACTAACTCAATTGAACAGATGTCTGCTGCAGCCCAACAGCAGGCTGCCTCGTCTCAGGAAATTAACGCTTCTGTAAACGAACTGGCTGCAGTAGCCGGGCAACTGAAAAAACTGGCCGATGAACTGGTCGTTTAG
- a CDS encoding demethylmenaquinone methyltransferase: protein MVHIPSPYRSKEEYVHAIFSSIAHRYDLLNTALSFNRDKYWRRFAAAQAGLQPGGCGLDVCCGTGMLTIEQARLVGPRGRVVGLDFCENMLAKARENVKKTPFSEQIQFVQGNAVNLPFPDNTFDCATIGFALRNVPDIRKTISEMARVVRPGGKVVSLELSKPSAPLFKQLYYFYFNHLVPLLGRLGIGFDGPYSYLPNSLKDFPHQREIKELFSDVGLADARYYELTGGIVTVHVGTVV, encoded by the coding sequence ATGGTCCACATTCCATCACCCTATCGCAGCAAAGAAGAATATGTACATGCCATCTTTTCTTCCATTGCCCACCGCTACGACCTTTTAAATACAGCCTTAAGCTTTAACCGGGACAAGTACTGGCGCCGTTTCGCCGCCGCCCAGGCCGGCCTGCAACCGGGAGGCTGTGGGCTGGATGTCTGTTGCGGCACAGGAATGCTCACCATCGAGCAAGCACGCCTGGTTGGTCCCCGGGGCCGGGTGGTAGGGCTGGACTTCTGTGAAAATATGCTGGCCAAGGCCAGGGAAAACGTGAAAAAAACTCCCTTTTCCGAACAAATCCAGTTTGTACAGGGAAATGCCGTTAATTTGCCCTTCCCGGATAATACCTTTGACTGTGCCACTATTGGCTTTGCCCTGCGCAATGTACCCGATATCCGCAAAACCATCAGTGAAATGGCGCGGGTGGTCCGGCCGGGGGGCAAAGTGGTATCCCTGGAATTGTCCAAACCCAGCGCCCCCCTATTCAAGCAACTCTATTACTTTTATTTCAATCACCTGGTACCCCTGTTAGGGCGTCTGGGAATAGGCTTTGACGGCCCGTACAGCTACCTGCCCAATTCTTTAAAGGATTTTCCCCATCAACGGGAAATCAAAGAGCTCTTCAGTGATGTGGGCCTGGCAGATGCCCGCTACTACGAGCTTACCGGGGGAATTGTTACCGTACACGTGGGTACCGTGGTTTAA
- a CDS encoding menaquinone biosynthesis decarboxylase, with product MAYKDLRAFLSVLERKGLLKRITTEVDVELEITEITDRVCKAGGPALLFENVRGYDMPVLTNAFGSLERMCLALEVESLDRIGEELINILQPAELPVTFIDKLKAIPKLAQLSSFIPKIVKTGPCKEVIIRDNPSLKELPVLKCWPRDGGPFITLPLVFTRDPLTGRRNVGMYRMQVFDERTTGMHWHIHKGGAEHVRNYDGPMPVAVAIGADPAVIYAATAPLPPGIDEMLFAGFLRKEPVELVRCETVDLEVPANAEIILEGYVDPRETRLEGPFGDHTGYYSLPDHYPVFHLTCITRRKNPIYTATIVGKPPMEDAYLGKATERIFLPLMRLQLPEIVDINMPFEGVFHNCVIVSIKKRYPGQAKKVMCALWGMGLMMLAKLIIVVDENVDVQNLSEVMWRVFNNVDPRRDVLMVEGPLDALDHSSPLPYYGSKMGIDATQKGPGEGHMREWPPDIEMSRDIKELVDRKWESYGL from the coding sequence ATGGCTTATAAAGATTTGCGGGCCTTCCTTTCGGTACTGGAAAGGAAGGGCCTGTTAAAAAGAATCACCACGGAAGTGGATGTGGAACTGGAAATAACCGAGATTACAGACCGGGTTTGCAAAGCCGGCGGGCCGGCACTGCTTTTTGAAAATGTGCGGGGTTATGATATGCCCGTGTTGACCAATGCCTTTGGTTCCCTGGAACGGATGTGTCTGGCCCTGGAGGTAGAAAGCCTGGATCGAATTGGAGAAGAATTAATCAATATTTTGCAACCTGCCGAACTGCCTGTAACTTTTATAGATAAGCTAAAAGCCATACCGAAGCTGGCTCAGTTGTCCTCGTTCATACCAAAAATAGTAAAGACCGGCCCCTGCAAGGAAGTGATTATCCGGGACAACCCTTCCCTGAAAGAACTGCCCGTGCTCAAATGCTGGCCCCGGGATGGGGGGCCGTTTATCACCCTGCCCCTGGTCTTTACCCGGGACCCTCTTACGGGACGGCGCAATGTGGGTATGTACCGCATGCAGGTTTTTGACGAACGCACCACCGGTATGCACTGGCACATCCACAAGGGAGGGGCAGAACATGTACGAAACTATGACGGGCCCATGCCCGTAGCAGTGGCCATCGGCGCTGACCCGGCTGTTATTTATGCCGCAACGGCTCCTTTGCCTCCTGGAATCGACGAAATGCTCTTTGCCGGTTTTTTACGTAAGGAACCGGTGGAACTGGTACGCTGTGAAACGGTGGACCTGGAGGTCCCGGCCAATGCCGAAATTATCCTGGAAGGTTATGTGGACCCGCGGGAAACCCGCCTGGAGGGGCCCTTTGGTGACCACACGGGCTACTATTCCCTGCCGGATCACTACCCGGTTTTCCATTTAACCTGTATTACCCGGCGTAAAAACCCCATTTACACCGCGACCATTGTGGGCAAACCACCAATGGAAGATGCTTACCTCGGCAAGGCCACCGAGCGCATCTTTTTGCCCCTCATGCGGCTGCAGCTACCGGAAATTGTGGATATAAACATGCCCTTTGAGGGAGTATTTCATAACTGTGTAATTGTATCAATTAAAAAGCGTTACCCCGGCCAGGCCAAAAAGGTGATGTGCGCCCTGTGGGGAATGGGGCTGATGATGCTGGCCAAGCTGATCATTGTGGTGGATGAAAACGTGGACGTACAAAACCTTTCCGAAGTAATGTGGAGGGTATTCAATAATGTGGACCCCCGCCGGGACGTCCTGATGGTGGAGGGCCCCTTAGATGCCCTGGATCATTCTTCACCCTTACCTTACTACGGCAGCAAAATGGGCATTGACGCCACTCAAAAAGGCCCCGGGGAAGGGCACATGAGGGAATGGCCCCCGGATATAGAGATGAGCCGCGACATCAAGGAACTTGTAGACAGGAAGTGGGAGAGCTATGGTCTATAG
- a CDS encoding helix-turn-helix domain-containing protein, with amino-acid sequence MRQLYTVPEVAKILRVKKGFVYELIYTGRLEALKLSERRIRISEEAVAAYLESLKDFSRTEAK; translated from the coding sequence ATGCGGCAGCTCTACACCGTGCCCGAAGTAGCAAAAATCCTGCGGGTGAAAAAAGGTTTCGTGTACGAACTGATCTACACCGGCAGGCTGGAGGCGTTGAAGCTGTCGGAACGCCGGATACGGATCAGTGAAGAGGCAGTGGCCGCTTATCTCGAATCCCTGAAGGATTTCAGCCGGACAGAGGCGAAATAA
- the mqnE gene encoding aminofutalosine synthase MqnE, protein MDKFFVSEELKDIAAKVQAGERLSFEDGVRLFKSGDLLTIGYLADQVRQRKNGNRAYFIVNRHINHTNICINRCPLCAFGRDPGDRGAYTMTLDEIEARAMECRGQGVSEIHIVGGLNDALDLEYYLEMLRRVRRALPGTVIQAFTAVEVDYLARSNGLSLEKTLELLKEAGLDSLPGGGAEIFAPRVRERICPRKISGDRWLEVHETAHRLGMRTNATMLYGHIETIEERVDHLIRLRELQDRTGGFLAFIPLAFHPKNTELESLGLAGTTGYEDLKVLAVARLMLDNFDHIKAFWIMIGPKLAQVALSFGVDDLDGTVVEEKIAHDAGAETDQYMPKQKLIKMIRAAGRIPVERDTLYNVIREGLQ, encoded by the coding sequence ATGGATAAATTTTTTGTTTCTGAAGAGCTAAAGGATATCGCCGCAAAAGTACAGGCGGGAGAACGCCTGAGTTTTGAAGACGGGGTGCGTTTATTTAAATCCGGGGATCTTTTAACCATTGGTTACCTGGCGGACCAGGTCCGCCAGCGGAAAAACGGCAACCGCGCGTATTTCATTGTCAACCGGCATATCAACCACACGAATATTTGTATCAATCGTTGCCCCCTGTGCGCCTTCGGGCGGGACCCCGGTGACCGGGGAGCCTATACCATGACCCTTGATGAAATTGAAGCCCGGGCGATGGAATGCCGGGGACAGGGTGTATCGGAAATTCACATTGTGGGCGGTTTAAATGACGCCCTGGATCTGGAATACTACCTGGAAATGCTGCGCCGGGTGCGACGGGCCCTGCCGGGAACGGTAATCCAAGCCTTTACAGCTGTGGAGGTGGATTACCTCGCCCGGAGCAACGGACTCTCCCTTGAAAAAACCCTGGAACTGCTAAAAGAGGCCGGGCTGGACTCCTTACCCGGCGGAGGGGCGGAAATTTTTGCCCCCCGGGTGCGGGAGCGGATCTGCCCGCGCAAAATCAGTGGCGATCGCTGGCTGGAAGTGCACGAAACAGCCCATCGCCTGGGCATGCGGACCAACGCTACCATGCTTTACGGCCACATTGAAACCATTGAAGAACGGGTGGATCATTTAATCCGGTTGCGGGAGCTCCAGGACCGTACTGGTGGCTTTCTGGCCTTTATCCCCCTGGCATTCCATCCCAAAAACACCGAGCTGGAATCCCTGGGACTGGCCGGCACTACCGGTTACGAGGATTTAAAAGTGCTGGCTGTTGCCCGCCTCATGCTGGATAACTTCGATCACATCAAAGCCTTCTGGATTATGATTGGCCCTAAACTGGCCCAGGTAGCCCTTTCCTTTGGAGTGGACGATCTGGACGGCACGGTGGTGGAGGAAAAAATTGCCCACGACGCGGGTGCTGAAACGGACCAGTACATGCCCAAGCAAAAACTCATTAAAATGATCCGGGCGGCAGGGCGAATACCGGTGGAGCGGGACACCCTGTATAATGTAATTCGGGAGGGGTTGCAGTGA
- a CDS encoding polyprenyl synthetase family protein has product MFERVLAPIKAELQEAQNILAKTYQIRAGHLGRFTRLIPGSFHDFIRPALVLLSARIFAPLNSQAVALAAVIQFIYLAARIHRNVRECAVPGDPKDGYQFPVLVGDYFYSRFFTCLCDHGVVKYLNPLSRIICEMSKGGILRVQSGDGLQNADLLKQIVFKETAILFGGGCRLAGDLAGASEREQKALDRLGTSFGMAVGLSEYAQETNGYLGEALVALAGLPPGESRDTLEQLIRLFQKQNAGLAVQVG; this is encoded by the coding sequence ATGTTCGAGCGGGTGCTCGCCCCCATTAAAGCAGAACTTCAGGAAGCGCAAAACATACTGGCCAAAACCTACCAGATCCGGGCCGGGCACCTTGGCAGGTTTACCCGTCTGATACCCGGCAGTTTTCATGACTTCATCCGCCCCGCCCTGGTACTGTTGTCGGCCAGGATTTTTGCCCCTCTAAATTCCCAGGCCGTTGCCCTGGCAGCCGTTATACAATTCATCTACCTGGCTGCCCGCATACACCGTAATGTCCGGGAGTGCGCCGTACCGGGGGACCCGAAAGACGGCTACCAGTTTCCAGTGCTTGTGGGTGATTACTTTTATAGCCGGTTTTTTACATGCCTGTGCGACCACGGTGTGGTGAAGTACTTAAATCCCCTTTCGAGAATAATCTGTGAAATGAGTAAGGGCGGCATCTTGCGCGTTCAAAGCGGCGATGGGCTCCAAAATGCAGATTTGCTCAAACAAATAGTCTTTAAGGAAACGGCCATCCTTTTTGGCGGCGGCTGCCGTCTGGCCGGCGACCTGGCCGGTGCGTCGGAACGTGAACAAAAAGCGCTGGACAGGCTGGGAACAAGCTTTGGTATGGCCGTGGGACTAAGCGAATATGCCCAGGAAACCAACGGCTACCTTGGGGAAGCCCTTGTGGCTCTGGCCGGACTTCCCCCCGGGGAAAGCCGCGATACTTTAGAACAATTAATCCGGCTTTTCCAAAAACAAAACGCGGGACTGGCCGTCCAGGTAGGATAA